A stretch of Vicinamibacteria bacterium DNA encodes these proteins:
- a CDS encoding aminotransferase class V-fold PLP-dependent enzyme, producing MAMNRRGFLMTTGVSIAAGALARPTWTQSLPTAKVAIPPSPPRSWAWVRDQFPVARDLAHFSAFFITSHPRPVHDAIEELRRALDENPFETVEHNLFQRPDEVRAAAAEYLGGRAQDVALTRCTTEGLALVYSGLRLKPGQEILTTLHDHYSHHESIRLAAQRTGAEVRRIALYDTGSRARADEAVDRLRRAIRPATRVVGVTWVHSSTGVKLPLRALASVIADANRSREASDRILLVVDGVHGFGVEDEAVAEIGCDFFAAGAHKWIFGPRGTGVLWGRREAWEQVQPTVPAFETGPYVAWGEGRDPGVTEGRWVSPGGFHAYEHMWALPAAFAFHREIGRARIAARIQELNARIKEGLAGLRRVVVHTPREAGMSAGLVAFEVGGLKPEDVVRRLREKRIIASTSPYFPPFARLAGSLLNTPEEVDTAVAAVATL from the coding sequence ATGGCCATGAACCGTCGCGGTTTCCTGATGACGACCGGGGTCTCAATCGCCGCCGGTGCTCTCGCACGCCCCACGTGGACGCAATCGTTGCCGACGGCAAAGGTGGCGATCCCGCCCTCCCCGCCGCGCTCCTGGGCCTGGGTCCGCGATCAGTTCCCGGTCGCGCGCGACCTTGCTCACTTCTCCGCCTTCTTCATCACCTCCCACCCACGGCCGGTACACGACGCTATCGAGGAGCTTCGCCGCGCCCTGGACGAGAACCCGTTCGAGACCGTGGAGCACAATCTGTTCCAAAGGCCGGACGAGGTTCGCGCGGCGGCGGCCGAATACCTGGGCGGCCGAGCCCAAGACGTGGCCTTGACCCGTTGCACGACGGAGGGACTCGCCCTCGTTTACTCGGGCCTGCGCCTCAAACCGGGCCAGGAGATCCTCACCACCCTGCACGATCATTATTCACACCACGAGTCGATCCGGCTGGCCGCCCAGCGCACGGGGGCGGAGGTGCGGAGAATCGCGCTCTATGACACGGGCAGCCGCGCCCGCGCGGACGAGGCCGTCGATCGCCTCCGCCGGGCCATCCGTCCGGCCACCCGCGTGGTCGGGGTGACATGGGTCCATTCCTCGACCGGGGTCAAGCTCCCCCTGCGGGCGCTGGCCTCGGTCATCGCGGACGCCAACCGGTCACGGGAGGCGAGCGACCGCATCCTGCTCGTGGTGGACGGCGTGCACGGGTTCGGCGTCGAGGACGAGGCGGTGGCGGAGATCGGGTGCGATTTCTTCGCCGCCGGGGCGCACAAATGGATCTTCGGCCCGCGGGGGACCGGAGTCCTCTGGGGACGGCGTGAGGCCTGGGAGCAGGTACAGCCGACCGTGCCCGCGTTCGAGACGGGGCCCTACGTGGCGTGGGGCGAGGGCCGGGATCCGGGGGTAACGGAGGGGCGGTGGGTCTCGCCGGGCGGGTTCCACGCCTACGAGCACATGTGGGCGCTGCCGGCGGCGTTCGCTTTCCATCGGGAGATCGGAAGGGCCCGGATTGCGGCGCGCATCCAGGAACTGAACGCACGCATTAAGGAAGGGCTGGCCGGGCTCCGCCGGGTGGTGGTGCATACGCCCCGCGAGGCCGGCATGTCGGCCGGACTCGTAGCCTTCGAGGTGGGGGGCCTGAAGCCGGAGGACGTGGTCCGTCGCCTGCGGGAGAAGCGGATCATCGCATCCACGAGCCCCTACTTCCCGCCATTCGCCCGGCTGGCGGGTAGCCTCTTGAACACGCCGGAGGAGGTCGATACAGCCGTGGCCGCGGTCGCGACGCTCTAA